A single region of the Plutella xylostella chromosome 28, ilPluXylo3.1, whole genome shotgun sequence genome encodes:
- the LOC105383933 gene encoding laccase-1, whose product MKRFSQVLCCVAAIALLSGATAEDEENHPCNRECIEGETMTCHYDFEIGWYQSMSKACYDCPFNADDCNRKDCIPADGISRPLNVVNRKMPGPAITVCQGDRVIVDVDNELMTEGSSVHWHGMHQVGTPYMDGTPWVTQCPISPLSTFRYNFTASNPGTHFWHSHSGLQRTDGMAGAFIVRKTRSREPNGFYDYDKSEHVMLVTDWLHETTVAKYTDHHHSTGDNKPPALLVNGVGRFKLFGNDTDEPFYMKTAQFDVEKGYSYRFRLINAEFMNCPIEMTIDGHNFTLIASDGHDLEPIIATSLVSYAGERFDFVITADKEVDNYWIKFRGLMDCDDRFTKAKQVVVLHYEGAPDEEPAGNPTWEESHRDGLQLNALNKGEEDMATISIPEMHSLHAWDESMKEVPDHQFYITYDFYGKNNSEYHKAPYYGFNQMTDTDNKMFTPQLNHISMQNPKTPLLISKPLSSSGFCNADTVDEEYCEKEFCKCPHVLSVKLGSVVELVIIDEGNTYDANHPFHLHGYAFRVVGMRRLGSSTSAEEVKAYDAAGLLKRNLIDAPLKDTVTIPDGGYTVVRFKADNPGYWLFHCHIEFHVEVGMGLVFKVGENWDMPPTPPGFPTCGDYKPEN is encoded by the exons CAGGTGCTGTGCTGCGTGGCAGCCATCGCCTTGCTTTcgg GCGCTACCGCAGAAGACGAGGAGAACCACCCTTGCAACCGAGAATGTATCGAGGGAGAGACCATGACCTGCCACTACGACTTCGAGATCGGCTGGTACCAGTCCATGAGCAAGGCCTGCTACGACTGCCCCTTCAACGCTGATGACTGCAACAGGAAGGACTGCATTCCTGCTGACGGCATCTCCAGGCCTCTTAACGTTGTTAACAGGAAAATGCCCGGACCTGCTATTACG GTCTGTCAAGGCGACCGAGTGATCGTCGACGTAGACAATGAGCTGATGACTGAGGGTTCCTCGGTCCACTGGCATGGCATGCACCAGGTCGGAACCCCCTACATGGACGGAACCCCATGGGTCACTCAGTGCCCTATCTCCCCTCTGTCTACTTTCAG ATACAACTTCACCGCCAGCAACCCTGGAACCCACTTCTGGCACTCTCACTCCGGTCTGCAGAGGACCGACGGTATGGCCGGTGCTTTCATCGTCAGGAAGACCCGCTCCAGGGAGCCTAACGGCTTCTACGACTATGACAA GTCCGAGCACGTGATGCTAGTCACCGACTGGCTGCACGAGACCACCGTGGCCAAGTACACGGACCACCACCACTCCACCGGCGACAACAAGCCCCCGGCGCTGCTCGTCAATGGAGTCGGTCGCTTCAAGCTGTTCGGCAACGACACTGACGAGCCTTTCTACATGAAGACCGCCCAGTTTGATGTGGAGAAg gGATACAGTTACAGATTCCGTCTCATCAACGCCGAGTTCATGAACTGCCCCATCGAGATGACCATCGACGGCCACAACTTCACCCTCATCGCTTCTGACGGTCACGACTTGGAGCCCATCATTG cTACTTCCCTTGTGTCCTATGCTGGAGAGCGTTTCGACTTTGTCATCACCGCTGACAAAGAGGTCGACAACTACTGGATCAAGTTCCGTGGTCTTATGGACTGTGATGACCG CTTCACCAAGGCCAAGCAGGTGGTGGTCCTCCACTACGAGGGAGCTCCTGATGAAGAACCCGCCGGTAACCCGACCTGGGAGGAGTCTCACAGGGATGGTCTG CAACTGAACGCTCTGAACAAGGGTGAGGAAGACATGGCCACCATCAGTATTCCCGAGATGCACTCGCTCCACGCCTGGGATGAGAGCATGAAggag GTGCCTGACCACCAGTTCTACATCACCTACGACTTCTACGGCAAGAACAACTCCGAGTACCACAAGGCTCCGTACTACGGGTTCAACCAGA TGACCGACACGGACAACAAGATGTTCACCCCTCAACTGAACCACATCAGTATGCAGAACCCGAAGACCCCTCTCCTGATCAGCAAGCCTCTCTCTTCCAGCGGCTTCTGTAACGCCGACACCGTCGACGAAGAATACTGCGAGAAGGAATTCTGCAAGTGTCCCCACGTTCTCTCCGTCAAACTGGGTTCCGTCGTTGAGCTGGTCATCATTGACGAAGGCAACACTTACGACGCCAATCATCCCTTCCACTTGCACGGATACGCTTTCCGTGTTGTTGGAATGAGACGGCTGGGCTCCAGCACTTCTGCTGAAGAGGTCAAGGCTTACGACGCCGCTGGTCTCTTGAAGAGGAATCTTATTGATGCTCCGCTTAAGGATACCGTGACGATCCCTGACGGTGGTTACACGGTTGTGAGGTTCAAGGCTGACAACCCTGGGTACTGGCTTTTCCACTGCCACATTGAGTTCCATGTGGAGGTCGGTATGGGGTTGGTTTTCAAGGTCGGAGAGAACTGGGACATGCCCCCCACTCCTCCTGGTTTCCCTACCTGTGGTGACTACAAACCAGAGAACTAA